One Prinia subflava isolate CZ2003 ecotype Zambia chromosome 17, Cam_Psub_1.2, whole genome shotgun sequence DNA segment encodes these proteins:
- the LITAFD gene encoding lITAF domain-containing protein: MSAEKQRREVPAVLYEPHERYRPEPFAPGFSQDGGYEYPSPPPYSYRETTVVEEPVYLVPQPPIIVAGIFSSKPTSTICPSCRQHITTQVTYRLGKLSYLLCTSLCMVGCCFGCCFVPLFVKVFKDADHYCPYCHFHIYRYKRL; encoded by the exons ATGTCTGCGGAGAAGCAGCGCCGGGAGGTGCCGGCCGTGCTGTACGAGCCCCACGAGCGCTACAGACCCGAGCCCTTCGCGCCGGGCTTCAGCCAGGAcg GGGGCTACGAGTACCCTTCTCCCCCACCCTACTCCTACCGGGAAACCACCGTCGTGGAGGAGCCGG TTTATCTGGTGCCCCAGCCTCCGATCATCGTGGCAGGGATCTTCTCCAGCAAGCCAACATCCACAATCTGTCCCTCCTGCCGCCAGCACATCACCACCCAGGTCACCTACAGGCTGGGCAAGCTGTCCTACCTCCTGTGCACCAGCCTCTGCATGGTCGG GTGCTGCTTCGGATGCTGCTTCGTCCCTCTCTTTGTGAAGGTCTTCAAGGATGCAGATCATTACTGCCCATACTGCCATTTTCACATTTATAGATACAAAAGACTATAG